In Symmachiella dynata, the following are encoded in one genomic region:
- the prpB gene encoding methylisocitrate lyase, producing the protein MTTTPGARFRQAYENSPIMIPGVFNALVARMAQQAGFAAAYQSGAALSAGLAAVPDVGLISLTEFVDQGRYLAQAVDIPVISDADTGFGEALSVERTVHCFESAGIAGIHLEDQQLPKRCGHLSGKTLVSEREMAGKIKAAAAARNDPSFVLIARTDARATEGFDAAVSRARAYVEAGADMIFPEALQTPEEFAQFAEAVEVPLMANMTEFGKSPLLSFTELSQIGYRAVLFPVSMFRIAMNAVESGLRELAAEGTQQGLLDRMQTRAKLYELLEYEGYDQRDRSYFGGSATE; encoded by the coding sequence ATGACAACAACTCCCGGCGCGCGATTTCGACAAGCCTATGAAAACAGTCCGATCATGATTCCCGGCGTGTTCAATGCGCTGGTTGCGCGGATGGCGCAGCAGGCGGGTTTTGCGGCAGCCTATCAATCCGGCGCTGCGTTGTCGGCGGGGTTGGCGGCGGTGCCGGATGTCGGTTTGATTTCGCTGACGGAGTTTGTTGATCAAGGCCGTTACTTGGCGCAGGCGGTCGACATCCCGGTGATTTCCGATGCCGATACGGGGTTCGGCGAAGCGCTCTCCGTGGAGCGAACCGTGCACTGTTTTGAATCGGCCGGGATTGCGGGAATTCATCTGGAGGATCAGCAACTTCCCAAACGCTGCGGACACCTGAGCGGAAAAACCTTGGTGAGCGAGCGGGAAATGGCGGGAAAAATCAAAGCAGCCGCAGCGGCCCGCAATGATCCGTCGTTCGTGTTGATCGCCCGGACCGATGCACGGGCCACCGAAGGATTTGATGCAGCGGTCTCCCGCGCACGGGCCTATGTCGAGGCAGGGGCCGATATGATTTTCCCCGAAGCACTGCAAACGCCGGAAGAATTTGCCCAATTTGCCGAAGCGGTCGAAGTCCCATTGATGGCCAATATGACGGAGTTTGGCAAGAGTCCACTGTTGTCCTTCACAGAATTATCACAAATCGGCTACCGGGCAGTGCTATTTCCTGTGTCGATGTTCCGTATCGCCATGAATGCGGTCGAATCGGGACTGCGGGAACTAGCTGCAGAGGGGACGCAACAGGGACTGTTGGACCGGATGCAAACGCGGGCGAAGCTTTATGAACTTTTGGAGTACGAGGGTTACGATCAACGGGATCGCTCTTACTTCGGCGGTTCAGCGACGGAATAA
- the acpS gene encoding holo-ACP synthase, producing MNILGIGTDITEIVRIGRMIERHGELFLNRVYTENEIQYCQRRKEYLQHYAARWAAKEAVMKTLGTGWVRGMSWRDIEVSNHKSGRPDILMSGGAKEVADGLGVTQVMVTLSHCRAYATATAIAVQG from the coding sequence ATGAACATCTTGGGCATTGGAACGGACATCACCGAAATCGTGCGGATTGGACGTATGATCGAACGGCATGGTGAGTTGTTTTTGAATCGCGTTTATACCGAAAACGAAATTCAATATTGCCAGCGCCGCAAAGAATACCTGCAGCACTATGCCGCGCGGTGGGCAGCCAAGGAAGCTGTGATGAAAACACTCGGCACCGGTTGGGTCCGTGGCATGAGTTGGCGAGACATTGAAGTCAGCAACCACAAGTCCGGTCGACCGGACATCCTTATGAGCGGCGGCGCGAAAGAAGTCGCTGACGGCCTCGGCGTGACGCAAGTGATGGTGACGCTCTCCCACTGCCGCGCCTATGCCACAGCCACGGCAATTGCCGTGCAAGGATAA
- the trpS gene encoding tryptophan--tRNA ligase gives MRVLSGIQPTGRPHWGNYFGAIAQYIALQNNEQSFYFVADLHALTTIRDAQVLRDNSHSAAVDLLALGLDPQQATLFLQSDIPEVSELTWLLMTVTQMSLLEKCHAYKDKKAKGLAADAGLFNYPVLMAADILLYDSDVVPVGADQVQHIEVTRDIAQRFNVIYGTEALTLPNGQTLDATAKVPGTDGEKMSKSYGNTIEVFEAPKKMRKKVMSIKTDSKTVEEPKDPETCPVFALYKLFAEEAQQAELAGRYRAGGMGYGDAKQAVYEAALAYFAEARERRAELEKTPDTVRDILRDGAIVARAKGQEVLERVRSACGLSAHQ, from the coding sequence ATGCGAGTTCTCTCCGGAATTCAACCGACCGGCCGCCCTCATTGGGGTAATTATTTCGGCGCCATCGCTCAATACATCGCCCTGCAAAACAACGAGCAGTCATTTTATTTCGTCGCCGACCTGCACGCGCTGACGACGATTCGCGATGCGCAGGTCTTGCGGGATAATTCGCACAGCGCCGCCGTTGACTTGTTGGCACTGGGCCTTGATCCCCAACAAGCAACGTTGTTTTTGCAATCGGACATTCCCGAGGTCTCGGAACTGACGTGGTTGCTGATGACGGTCACGCAAATGAGCCTGCTGGAAAAATGCCACGCCTACAAAGACAAAAAGGCGAAGGGGCTGGCCGCCGATGCGGGGCTGTTCAACTATCCCGTGCTGATGGCGGCGGACATTTTGCTCTACGACAGCGATGTGGTCCCCGTCGGAGCCGATCAGGTACAGCATATTGAAGTCACGCGTGATATCGCGCAGCGGTTCAATGTGATTTACGGCACCGAAGCCTTGACGCTGCCCAACGGGCAAACACTCGACGCCACGGCCAAAGTTCCCGGCACGGACGGCGAAAAGATGTCGAAGAGTTACGGCAACACGATCGAAGTCTTCGAAGCGCCTAAGAAAATGCGTAAAAAAGTGATGTCGATCAAAACCGATTCGAAGACGGTCGAGGAGCCCAAGGATCCCGAGACGTGCCCGGTGTTCGCCTTGTACAAACTCTTCGCCGAGGAAGCACAACAAGCGGAATTGGCTGGGCGGTATCGCGCCGGGGGGATGGGTTACGGTGATGCGAAACAAGCGGTGTACGAAGCAGCCTTGGCTTACTTTGCCGAGGCGCGTGAGCGCCGCGCAGAATTGGAGAAAACCCCCGACACGGTCCGCGACATTCTGCGCGACGGCGCGATCGTGGCGCGGGCCAAGGGACAAGAGGTGCTGGAACGCGTGCGATCCGCTTGTGGGCTCAGCGCGCATCAATGA
- a CDS encoding dihydroorotate dehydrogenase, with translation MPQLSVQLNRLKLANPILVASGTFGYAREMAAFVDFKQLGGIIPKTLTAAPRIGNPPPRTVEASSGLLNSIGLDNDGIDAFLAKTLDYLLGLETAIIVNIAGRNTEEFVQMAAKVGQHKQVAGLELNISCPNVSGGVDFGTDPRLAAEVVSQVRNACDLPVIAKLTPNVTSVVEIAQAAAEAGADAVSLVNTFQGMAIDWRRRKPILGNVIGGLSGPAIKPLALRIVWQVAQAVNVPIIGIGGIQSIDDVMEFLIAGATAVQIGTANFYNPGLAQQLVTELSEILTEQNCQSVGDIVGTLQIPAR, from the coding sequence GTGCCTCAACTCAGCGTCCAACTCAACCGCCTCAAATTAGCAAATCCGATTCTCGTGGCTTCCGGCACCTTTGGTTATGCCCGCGAAATGGCCGCGTTTGTCGATTTCAAACAATTGGGCGGCATCATTCCCAAAACGCTCACAGCCGCCCCGCGCATCGGCAATCCCCCCCCACGGACGGTCGAAGCCTCATCCGGGTTGCTCAACTCCATCGGCCTGGACAACGATGGGATCGATGCCTTTCTCGCCAAGACGTTGGATTATCTTCTTGGCTTAGAGACCGCCATCATCGTGAACATTGCGGGGCGGAATACCGAAGAATTCGTGCAGATGGCCGCCAAGGTCGGGCAGCACAAGCAGGTTGCTGGCTTGGAGCTGAATATCTCCTGCCCCAACGTCAGCGGCGGCGTTGATTTTGGCACCGACCCCCGACTGGCAGCTGAGGTCGTCTCGCAGGTTCGCAATGCGTGTGACTTGCCAGTGATTGCCAAATTGACCCCCAACGTGACGAGTGTCGTCGAAATCGCTCAAGCCGCCGCCGAGGCGGGTGCCGATGCGGTTTCGTTGGTGAACACCTTTCAAGGCATGGCCATCGATTGGCGGCGTCGCAAACCGATTCTGGGAAATGTCATCGGCGGGCTGAGCGGCCCGGCAATTAAGCCGCTGGCGCTGCGGATCGTCTGGCAGGTGGCGCAAGCCGTTAATGTTCCCATCATCGGCATCGGCGGAATTCAATCGATCGACGACGTCATGGAATTCCTGATCGCTGGAGCAACGGCGGTTCAAATCGGCACAGCTAATTTCTACAATCCAGGACTGGCTCAGCAATTGGTCACCGAATTATCCGAAATCTTGACCGAGCAAAACTGCCAATCCGTCGGCGACATCGTTGGCACATTGCAGATTCCCGCGCGTTAA
- a CDS encoding HU family DNA-binding protein, with amino-acid sequence MTKKEIVKAISEEIGLTQLKTKEIVQKTFDAIVDTLVRDGRIELRNFGVFEVKKRAARKARNPRTGDKVFVPEKFVVTFKPGKEMEEKVLQLEVEAAQSALAQQHTAQAAGGETPPGTNASNTESGNTNSLPGQTTYPNSVASVSSHDSHNPG; translated from the coding sequence GTGACCAAAAAAGAAATCGTCAAAGCCATTTCCGAGGAAATCGGACTGACACAACTGAAGACGAAAGAGATCGTCCAGAAGACCTTCGATGCCATCGTAGATACCCTGGTCCGCGACGGGCGGATTGAGTTACGAAACTTTGGCGTTTTCGAAGTCAAGAAGCGGGCAGCGCGTAAAGCACGCAATCCGCGGACCGGCGATAAAGTCTTTGTGCCTGAGAAGTTCGTTGTCACATTCAAACCGGGCAAGGAAATGGAAGAGAAGGTGTTGCAGTTGGAAGTTGAAGCCGCGCAATCGGCTTTGGCGCAACAACATACGGCACAAGCAGCGGGCGGAGAAACACCTCCCGGTACGAATGCGTCGAACACCGAGTCCGGCAATACAAATTCCCTGCCGGGCCAAACGACCTATCCCAATTCGGTGGCCTCGGTCAGTTCGCACGATTCGCACAACCCGGGCTAG
- a CDS encoding YkgJ family cysteine cluster protein yields the protein MSKKPWYSDGLRFECTGCGNCCTGAPGVVWVTDEELHQIAEFIDEPVGAVKIEHTKLFAGRRTLKDFANGDCTFFDPEKRGCTIYPVRPIQCRTWPFWESNLESEAEWEDVKRECPGAGQGNFFSLEQIEAEAAKIQI from the coding sequence ATGTCGAAGAAACCCTGGTACAGCGATGGTTTACGATTCGAGTGCACAGGTTGCGGCAATTGCTGCACAGGAGCCCCCGGTGTGGTTTGGGTGACCGACGAGGAGTTGCACCAAATCGCCGAATTCATTGATGAGCCGGTCGGAGCGGTCAAGATCGAGCACACGAAGCTCTTCGCCGGTCGCCGCACGCTCAAAGATTTTGCCAACGGAGACTGCACCTTTTTCGATCCGGAAAAACGGGGCTGCACAATCTATCCGGTCCGCCCCATCCAATGTCGCACCTGGCCCTTCTGGGAATCGAATCTCGAAAGCGAAGCCGAGTGGGAAGACGTGAAGCGAGAATGTCCCGGCGCTGGGCAAGGAAACTTCTTCAGCCTCGAGCAGATCGAAGCGGAAGCAGCAAAGATCCAGATCTGA
- the mobA gene encoding molybdenum cofactor guanylyltransferase yields the protein MEAETTENVAGIVLCGGESRRMGQSKAWLSFGPEVLLQRIVRVLSTVVSPVVVVAAQGQELPELPADVIIARDEQPALGPLGGLAAGLSALPESIEAVYAAACDAPLLKPEFVVEIIGRLKYHDIAIPRDGKYYHPLAAVYRRCVEAKVRALIAEDRLRPFYLLESSDVCEIDVEDLRRIDPELDSLRNTNTPEDYQAALVAAGLAMEQQ from the coding sequence GTGGAAGCTGAAACGACCGAAAATGTTGCTGGAATCGTCCTCTGTGGGGGCGAAAGTCGCCGGATGGGGCAATCCAAGGCCTGGTTGTCTTTCGGGCCGGAGGTGTTGTTACAACGTATCGTGCGCGTGCTGTCGACCGTTGTCTCGCCTGTTGTCGTCGTAGCAGCTCAGGGGCAGGAACTTCCCGAATTGCCGGCGGACGTGATCATTGCCCGCGATGAACAGCCGGCGCTCGGTCCGTTGGGGGGATTGGCTGCTGGATTGAGCGCGTTGCCCGAGTCGATCGAGGCGGTCTATGCCGCCGCCTGTGATGCCCCGTTGCTCAAACCGGAATTCGTCGTCGAAATCATCGGGCGTTTGAAATACCATGACATCGCGATCCCCCGCGATGGGAAATACTATCATCCCTTGGCGGCCGTTTATCGCCGTTGCGTTGAAGCGAAAGTCCGTGCCTTGATTGCTGAAGACCGCTTGCGGCCGTTTTATTTGTTGGAATCGTCAGATGTTTGTGAGATAGACGTCGAGGATCTGCGCCGCATCGATCCCGAATTGGACTCCCTGCGGAATACAAATACCCCTGAAGACTATCAAGCTGCCTTGGTAGCGGCAGGCTTGGCTATGGAACAACAATGA
- the glp gene encoding gephyrin-like molybdotransferase Glp → MTSGSSSHLDVRMRGFSARALVAQVREWIDEESIPLSGEEVGIAEAHGRVLAADVVSTIDVPEFHRAAMDGYALRGAETTGAGDYNRLAFEIVGESLPGRAFAGRVQAGQAVRIMTGAPIPDGADAVLPAEYASENDNRVEISTAVAPQKHVAPRGEDVKQGTTIAAASRRLRPQDVGLLASVGCATVPAIRQPRVRILATGNEIVQPGDERKPHQIFDANSHMLGGLVARDGGVLESCSALADSREAIRDAMIAPGADVVLVTGGSSVGAEDHAPMVLAAEGELAIHGIAMRPSSPAGMGKIGKRLVFLLPGNPVSCLCAYDFFAGRAIRLLGGRSAEWPYASRSVPVGRKIVSAVGRMDYVRVAIVEGCVEPLAVGGASILSSTTRADGFVIIPESSEGVAPGGEVLFYQYDLIS, encoded by the coding sequence ATGACCAGCGGTTCTTCCTCCCATCTCGATGTCCGCATGCGCGGCTTTTCCGCACGGGCACTCGTTGCGCAGGTCCGGGAGTGGATCGATGAAGAGTCCATTCCGCTCTCCGGCGAGGAGGTGGGGATTGCTGAAGCGCATGGTCGAGTATTGGCGGCGGATGTCGTCTCCACCATCGATGTCCCCGAATTTCATCGTGCGGCGATGGATGGTTATGCGCTGCGGGGGGCGGAGACGACCGGGGCGGGGGATTATAACCGGCTGGCTTTTGAAATCGTGGGCGAATCGTTGCCGGGACGCGCGTTCGCGGGCCGTGTGCAAGCTGGGCAAGCGGTGCGGATCATGACCGGGGCTCCGATTCCCGACGGCGCCGATGCCGTATTGCCGGCGGAGTATGCCAGCGAGAACGACAACCGGGTCGAGATCAGCACCGCCGTCGCTCCGCAGAAGCATGTCGCCCCCCGTGGCGAAGATGTCAAACAGGGCACAACGATCGCCGCCGCGAGTCGCCGCTTGCGTCCACAGGATGTCGGTTTATTGGCGTCGGTGGGCTGCGCGACGGTGCCGGCGATTCGACAACCGCGGGTGAGAATTCTGGCGACCGGGAATGAAATCGTGCAACCAGGAGACGAACGCAAACCGCATCAGATCTTCGATGCCAATTCGCATATGCTCGGCGGACTGGTTGCCCGTGACGGCGGCGTGCTGGAATCCTGTTCCGCGCTTGCCGATTCGCGCGAGGCGATTCGAGACGCGATGATCGCTCCGGGCGCCGATGTGGTGCTGGTCACCGGCGGGTCGAGTGTCGGTGCGGAGGATCATGCTCCGATGGTTCTGGCAGCTGAAGGCGAATTGGCGATTCACGGCATTGCCATGCGGCCCTCCAGTCCGGCCGGCATGGGGAAAATCGGCAAGCGGTTGGTGTTTTTATTACCCGGCAATCCGGTCTCGTGCCTTTGTGCGTATGATTTTTTCGCCGGCCGAGCAATCCGTTTGTTGGGCGGCCGCAGTGCCGAGTGGCCGTATGCTAGTCGAAGCGTGCCGGTGGGGCGTAAAATCGTCTCGGCGGTCGGCCGTATGGATTATGTCCGCGTGGCCATTGTCGAAGGTTGCGTCGAACCATTGGCCGTCGGTGGGGCTTCGATCTTGTCCTCCACCACGCGGGCGGATGGCTTTGTGATCATTCCCGAATCGAGCGAAGGCGTCGCGCCGGGGGGTGAGGTTCTGTTTTATCAGTATGATTTGATTTCGTAA
- a CDS encoding molybdopterin biosynthesis protein, with protein sequence MSLHNIDEAARQQQFLDVIDRDEARARFHAHLTLQPLGTETVTLSGALNRVLSDEIRATVDVPGFDRANVDGFAVQAADTFGASEDAPRSVSLNDEVITPGVQAGIVVQPGTATPIATGAVVPRGADAIVMIEHTDMVADATDRSLEINRAVAAGGHITFAGTDIAKGETVIRRGALLTSREIGVLAAIGRDRVEVFRKPRVAVISTGSEIIPPGAQSTPGAVYDSNAAIVSAAVEELGGEPVPLGVIADDETKLRAAVQQGLDCDIIVLSGGTSKGAGDLSYRVVSELTDPGIVAHGVALKPGKPICLAVTGGKPVVILPGFPTSAIFTFHEFVAPVIRALAARKDAQAATVTATLPLRVNSERGRTEYLLVSLVRRGDDLAAYPMGKGSGSVTTFSGADGFLTIDSQTEMLDADTRVEVKLLSRELRPADFVAIGSHCVGLDYLLSRMEERGFAVKVLNVGSLGGLTAAARGECDIAGIHLMDAATGAYNRPFLKPGLTLIEGYRRLQGIVYRPGDARFENKTAEQAVAAACADAACAMVNRNTGSGTRILIDQLLAKVRPEAEAPPAGYGIQAKSHNAVAAAVARESADWGVAIETVASLYDLAFISLQEEHYDFAVPENRAQTAAVRAFSKLLQDAEVRDELRTMGFQL encoded by the coding sequence ATGTCTTTGCACAATATTGATGAGGCCGCACGGCAGCAGCAGTTTTTGGATGTGATTGATCGGGACGAAGCCCGTGCGCGATTCCATGCCCATTTGACGCTGCAGCCGTTGGGGACGGAAACAGTGACTCTCAGCGGGGCGCTCAATCGTGTGTTGTCGGATGAAATCCGGGCGACGGTTGATGTGCCGGGATTTGACCGGGCGAACGTGGATGGTTTTGCCGTTCAGGCGGCTGATACATTCGGTGCCAGCGAAGATGCACCGCGATCCGTCTCGCTCAACGACGAAGTCATCACCCCCGGCGTGCAAGCGGGGATTGTGGTTCAACCGGGGACGGCGACGCCCATCGCCACTGGCGCCGTTGTGCCGCGCGGTGCGGATGCGATTGTGATGATCGAACATACCGATATGGTCGCTGATGCTACGGATCGCAGTTTGGAAATCAACCGCGCTGTGGCAGCGGGCGGGCATATTACGTTTGCCGGTACGGACATCGCCAAAGGAGAAACGGTTATACGTCGCGGGGCATTGCTCACCTCGCGGGAGATCGGTGTCTTGGCGGCGATTGGGCGGGATCGTGTCGAGGTGTTTCGCAAACCACGCGTGGCAGTGATCTCGACCGGCAGCGAAATCATTCCTCCCGGGGCACAGAGTACGCCCGGCGCGGTCTACGACTCCAACGCTGCGATTGTGTCGGCTGCTGTGGAAGAATTGGGCGGCGAACCGGTTCCGTTGGGGGTGATTGCCGACGATGAAACGAAATTGCGAGCGGCAGTCCAACAGGGGCTTGATTGTGATATTATTGTCCTCTCGGGCGGAACGTCGAAAGGGGCAGGGGATCTTTCGTATCGCGTGGTCAGCGAACTGACCGATCCGGGTATCGTGGCGCATGGCGTGGCCTTGAAACCGGGTAAGCCGATCTGTCTCGCGGTCACCGGCGGCAAACCGGTTGTGATTTTGCCGGGATTTCCCACGTCGGCGATTTTCACGTTTCACGAATTCGTCGCCCCCGTGATTCGCGCGCTGGCGGCTCGCAAAGATGCCCAAGCGGCGACGGTCACGGCGACGTTGCCACTGCGGGTGAACTCTGAACGGGGCCGTACGGAATACCTGCTTGTCAGTCTGGTGCGCCGCGGCGACGATTTGGCGGCGTATCCGATGGGCAAAGGTTCGGGGTCGGTGACGACGTTCAGTGGAGCGGACGGATTTCTCACGATTGATTCGCAGACGGAAATGTTGGATGCGGACACGCGCGTTGAGGTGAAACTGCTCTCCCGCGAATTGCGGCCGGCTGATTTCGTTGCCATTGGCAGCCATTGTGTCGGCTTAGATTATTTGTTGTCGCGAATGGAAGAGCGCGGGTTTGCGGTCAAGGTGCTCAACGTCGGCAGCCTGGGAGGATTGACGGCAGCGGCGCGCGGGGAATGTGATATTGCGGGAATTCATCTGATGGATGCAGCGACCGGTGCGTATAACCGTCCATTTCTGAAACCGGGACTGACACTGATCGAAGGCTACCGCCGCTTGCAGGGGATTGTCTATCGACCGGGCGATGCGCGGTTTGAAAACAAAACAGCGGAACAAGCCGTTGCCGCTGCCTGTGCGGATGCGGCGTGTGCGATGGTGAATCGCAACACCGGCAGCGGGACGCGGATTTTGATCGACCAATTGTTGGCCAAGGTGCGCCCGGAAGCCGAGGCGCCGCCTGCAGGCTATGGCATTCAGGCAAAGTCCCACAACGCCGTCGCCGCCGCTGTTGCCCGTGAATCGGCCGACTGGGGCGTGGCGATCGAGACGGTGGCCAGTCTGTACGATCTAGCGTTCATTTCGCTACAGGAGGAACACTACGATTTCGCCGTGCCGGAGAATCGTGCGCAAACCGCCGCCGTTCGCGCATTTAGTAAACTGCTCCAAGATGCGGAGGTCCGTGACGAATTACGGACCATGGGATTTCAGTTGTGA